The Nocardia sp. XZ_19_385 genome window below encodes:
- a CDS encoding acyl-CoA dehydrogenase, with product MTDGGSKTADHLRAALDGPWAAVREEARLQLADDRFTGDPYLDYKAARARVLDQMKVIAGMGLAERGFRRENGGTSEPGAAVTGLEMLAYADLSLWVKAGVQWGLFGGAVENLGTERHRDHITRLLSLDLLGCFAMTESGHGSDVANLETTATYDPATQEFVIHTPTPSARKDYIGGAAEHARMAAVFAQLITDGENRGVHCLLVPIRDEHGADLPGVTTYDDGLKGGLPGVDNGRIVFDQVRIPRENLLNRYADVAPDGTYTSEIENPSRRFFTTLGTLVRGRVSVGGAAAAGARVALSIAVRYAEKRRQFADPDSGEETVLMDYRSHQRRLLPLVAKSWALAFAQNDLVRRMHLVQTGQDLDPSAQRALEKRAAGLKVAQTRHATRAIQECREACGGAGYLTENRLVTLKADTDVFTTFEGDNVVLTQLVAKELLTSYSDEVRDLDALGWVRFAATMAGDVVRKRSGVRQMIQTLSDRNGESIDEADLSRRSVQLKLFADREDYLVRTAAHRLRARAKETGPFEAFNNAQDHILTAGTAHIDRLVLEAFIDGIADIEDPEARALAEDVCDLYVYSLLEEHTAWFIMHRFMSVERAKAVRRGMNELVDRLRPNALTMIEALGVPEGMLRAAMLEDASVFERA from the coding sequence ATGACTGACGGTGGCTCTAAGACGGCAGATCACCTACGCGCGGCCCTGGACGGGCCCTGGGCAGCGGTGCGGGAAGAAGCCCGGCTCCAGCTCGCCGACGACCGGTTCACCGGCGACCCCTACCTCGATTACAAGGCCGCTCGCGCCCGCGTGCTCGACCAGATGAAGGTCATCGCGGGGATGGGTTTGGCGGAGCGGGGTTTCCGGCGGGAGAACGGCGGCACCAGCGAGCCCGGCGCGGCGGTCACCGGCCTGGAGATGCTGGCCTACGCCGATCTGTCGCTGTGGGTGAAAGCCGGTGTGCAGTGGGGGCTTTTCGGCGGAGCGGTGGAGAACCTCGGCACCGAACGCCACCGTGACCACATCACCCGGCTGCTCTCGCTCGATCTGCTCGGCTGCTTCGCGATGACCGAATCCGGGCACGGCAGCGACGTGGCCAACCTCGAGACCACCGCGACCTACGATCCGGCCACCCAGGAATTCGTGATCCACACCCCGACGCCGTCGGCGCGCAAGGACTACATCGGCGGCGCGGCCGAACATGCCCGGATGGCCGCGGTTTTCGCGCAGTTGATCACCGATGGCGAGAACCGGGGCGTGCACTGCCTGCTGGTGCCGATCCGCGACGAGCACGGCGCGGATCTGCCGGGTGTCACCACCTATGACGACGGGCTCAAGGGCGGGCTGCCCGGCGTCGACAACGGGCGCATCGTGTTCGACCAGGTCCGGATCCCGCGCGAGAACCTGCTGAATCGGTACGCCGATGTCGCCCCCGACGGGACATACACCTCCGAGATCGAGAACCCGAGCCGCCGGTTTTTCACCACGCTGGGCACGCTCGTGCGCGGACGCGTCAGTGTCGGCGGCGCCGCGGCAGCCGGGGCGCGTGTCGCACTGAGCATCGCGGTCCGGTACGCGGAGAAGCGCCGCCAGTTCGCCGATCCCGACAGCGGCGAAGAAACCGTGCTGATGGACTACCGCAGTCATCAGCGCCGGTTGCTGCCGTTGGTCGCGAAGTCGTGGGCGTTGGCGTTCGCGCAGAACGATCTGGTGCGCCGGATGCATCTGGTGCAGACCGGGCAGGACCTCGATCCCAGCGCCCAGCGGGCCCTGGAGAAGCGCGCCGCCGGCCTCAAGGTCGCCCAGACCCGGCACGCCACCCGCGCCATCCAGGAATGCCGCGAAGCCTGCGGCGGCGCAGGCTATCTCACCGAGAACCGGCTGGTGACCTTGAAGGCCGACACCGACGTGTTCACCACCTTCGAAGGTGACAACGTGGTGCTGACCCAGTTGGTGGCCAAGGAACTGCTCACCTCCTACTCCGATGAGGTCCGCGATCTCGACGCGCTCGGCTGGGTGCGGTTCGCCGCCACCATGGCCGGTGACGTGGTGCGCAAGCGCTCCGGGGTTCGGCAGATGATCCAGACCCTGAGCGACCGCAACGGGGAGAGCATCGACGAGGCCGACCTGTCCCGGCGCTCGGTGCAGCTGAAGTTGTTCGCCGACCGCGAGGATTACCTCGTGCGCACCGCGGCACACCGGCTTCGGGCCCGCGCCAAGGAAACCGGGCCGTTCGAGGCGTTCAACAACGCGCAGGACCACATCCTCACGGCCGGCACGGCGCACATCGACCGGCTGGTGCTGGAGGCGTTCATCGACGGCATCGCCGACATCGAGGATCCGGAAGCCCGGGCGCTGGCCGAGGACGTCTGCGACCTCTACGTGTACTCGCTGCTGGAGGAGCACACCGCCTGGTTCATCATGCACCGATTCATGTCCGTCGAGCGGGCGAAGGCGGTGCGGCGCGGCATGAACGAACTGGTCGACCGTTTGCGCCCGAACGCGCTCACGATGATCGAGGCACTCGGCGTGCCCGAGGGCATGCTCCGGGCCGCGATGCTGGAAGACGCAAGCGTTTTCGAACGGGCCTGA
- a CDS encoding threonine/serine exporter ThrE family protein — protein sequence MPMVSQAVGVLVGDRQATVDTIVSAPAPLQPIDLSDDARVAEVLDLAVRVGEVVLASGTGVMDTTNQVRFIAATYGLSRCDVDVTFDSIRIWADRGPMLPPASSMRVVRQRALDFTRLAAVDRLTRRIRNQVVPPDEARAALDEITRAAHPYHRWTATLGWSLLAASIAALLGGNLIVAAVSFAATAAIDRTNRVLNRFGLPFFFQHMVGGAIAATPAILLATFAEPHGISASPTLVIAAGITVLLSGLQLFGAVQDAITGAPITATARMLEVMMMTGGIVAGIAIALRLGEQIGATVPAVEMLSGRDITNLPVKILAGAVAALAFALACYAEKRALAAAALGGAAGTIVFLLVQYAGFGPVVSSGVAATVVGLAGGLMARRALTPPLVVAVAGITPLLPGLSVYRGLYGLLNDQLIVGLNQLINAFGVSCALAAGVTLGEWFDRTQLRPQILKRAGALRRPIIVRRPRRIRRGHSAH from the coding sequence ATTCCGATGGTGAGCCAGGCCGTCGGCGTCCTCGTCGGCGATCGGCAGGCCACCGTCGACACCATCGTGTCGGCGCCGGCGCCGCTGCAGCCGATCGATCTCAGCGACGACGCCCGGGTGGCCGAGGTGCTGGATCTGGCGGTGCGCGTCGGTGAGGTGGTGCTGGCTTCGGGCACCGGCGTGATGGACACGACCAACCAGGTCCGGTTCATCGCCGCCACCTACGGACTGTCCCGCTGCGATGTCGATGTCACCTTCGACTCGATCCGCATCTGGGCCGACCGCGGCCCGATGCTGCCGCCGGCGAGCAGCATGCGCGTGGTGCGGCAGCGGGCGCTGGACTTCACCCGCCTGGCCGCGGTGGACCGGCTCACCCGCCGCATCCGTAATCAGGTGGTGCCGCCCGACGAAGCGCGCGCGGCCCTCGACGAAATCACCAGAGCCGCCCATCCTTACCACCGCTGGACCGCCACGCTGGGCTGGTCGCTGCTGGCCGCCTCGATCGCGGCACTGCTCGGTGGCAACCTGATCGTGGCCGCGGTGAGTTTCGCCGCCACCGCGGCGATCGACCGGACCAACCGGGTGCTCAACCGTTTCGGTCTGCCGTTCTTCTTCCAGCACATGGTGGGCGGCGCGATCGCGGCGACACCGGCGATCCTCCTGGCGACTTTCGCCGAACCACACGGTATTTCGGCGTCGCCGACCCTGGTCATCGCGGCGGGAATCACGGTGCTGCTCAGTGGTCTGCAACTGTTCGGCGCGGTCCAGGACGCGATCACCGGCGCGCCGATCACCGCCACCGCCCGCATGCTCGAGGTGATGATGATGACCGGCGGCATCGTCGCGGGCATCGCGATCGCGCTGCGGCTCGGTGAACAGATCGGGGCGACGGTGCCCGCGGTCGAGATGCTGTCCGGCCGCGATATCACCAACCTGCCGGTCAAGATCCTGGCCGGTGCGGTGGCGGCGCTGGCCTTCGCGCTCGCCTGTTATGCCGAGAAGCGTGCCCTGGCCGCGGCGGCGCTCGGCGGCGCGGCGGGCACCATCGTCTTCCTGCTGGTGCAGTACGCCGGGTTCGGTCCGGTGGTCTCCTCCGGTGTGGCCGCCACGGTCGTCGGTCTGGCCGGTGGTCTGATGGCCCGCCGCGCTTTGACGCCGCCGCTGGTCGTCGCGGTCGCGGGCATCACTCCGCTGCTCCCGGGTCTGAGTGTCTACCGCGGGTTGTATGGATTGCTCAACGACCAGTTGATCGTCGGCTTGAACCAGCTGATCAACGCATTCGGCGTCAGCTGCGCCCTGGCCGCGGGTGTCACGCTCGGTGAATGGTTCGACCGGACGCAGTTGCGCCCGCAGATCCTGAAGCGGGCCGGCGCGCTCCGCCGGCCCATCATCGTGCGCCGTCCGCGCCGGATCCGACGCGGGCATTCCGCCCATTGA
- a CDS encoding phosphatase PAP2 family protein, giving the protein MTVLGKRLGLGWVSVAVLCALITVALPLSFPAGGGATDLDRDVADSVHEALDGDRGVYQVLVFPSNAYIVLPLLLAAVVWFAYRRQWWRAATMFVVPEVALAVNAAVLKPLWDRPLDGYLAYPSGHTVHLVAVATTFALLTDSPRTRRWVAAVTALAMVAVTVGMIGLGYHHLTDVIGGIAAAFAMVTALCWAAQLLADRVSPQHHARIS; this is encoded by the coding sequence GTGACCGTACTGGGCAAACGGCTGGGCCTCGGTTGGGTGAGCGTGGCCGTGCTATGCGCGCTGATCACCGTGGCGCTGCCGCTGAGTTTCCCGGCGGGCGGCGGTGCCACCGATCTGGACCGTGATGTCGCCGACTCGGTCCACGAAGCCCTGGACGGCGACCGCGGGGTTTACCAGGTGCTGGTCTTCCCCAGCAACGCATACATCGTGCTGCCCCTGCTCCTGGCCGCGGTGGTCTGGTTCGCCTACCGCCGCCAATGGTGGCGTGCCGCAACGATGTTCGTTGTCCCCGAGGTCGCCCTGGCTGTCAATGCCGCGGTGCTGAAACCGCTGTGGGACCGCCCCCTGGACGGCTATCTCGCCTACCCCAGCGGTCACACGGTTCATCTGGTCGCCGTCGCGACAACCTTTGCCCTGCTGACAGATTCGCCCCGCACCCGCCGCTGGGTCGCCGCCGTCACCGCCCTGGCCATGGTCGCGGTCACCGTCGGCATGATCGGCCTGGGCTACCACCACTTGACCGACGTAATCGGCGGGATCGCGGCGGCATTCGCGATGGTCACCGCACTCTGCTGGGCAGCGCAACTGCTGGCTGATCGCGTTTCCCCCCAACACCACGCCCGCATTTCATGA
- a CDS encoding VOC family protein encodes MRIDLMTIIVAEYDPAIAFFVDVLGFELVEDSPALTTDGRSKRWVVVRPPLAETGILLARADGGAQAEAVGRQVAGRVGFFLRVDDFQAAYDRMASAGVEFVGAPRSEVYGRVAIFLDIAGNRWDLLGP; translated from the coding sequence ATGCGGATCGACCTGATGACGATAATCGTGGCGGAGTACGACCCGGCGATCGCGTTCTTCGTCGACGTGCTCGGGTTCGAGTTGGTCGAGGACTCACCGGCTTTGACGACCGATGGGCGGTCGAAGCGGTGGGTGGTGGTGCGGCCGCCGTTGGCGGAGACCGGCATTCTGCTGGCGCGGGCCGATGGGGGAGCGCAGGCGGAAGCGGTGGGGCGGCAAGTTGCGGGGCGGGTCGGGTTTTTTCTGCGGGTGGATGATTTCCAGGCCGCTTATGACCGGATGGCTTCCGCCGGTGTGGAATTCGTGGGCGCGCCGCGCAGTGAGGTCTACGGGCGGGTGGCGATCTTTTTGGATATCGCGGGGAATCGGTGGGACCTACTCGGTCCGTAG
- a CDS encoding heme oxygenase (biliverdin-producing): protein MQQEVSEVVPFSAQIRTATEAQHAEAENSTFISDMLGGGLPIDSYRRYTGQLWFVYRALEARWDTLADDPVAGPFIRPELARTAELERDLLALIGADWRDQIQALPATAAYAARIDECARDWPAGYIAHHYTRYLGDLSGGQVIRGTAEKLWDLPRRGDGVRFYVFDGISNPAAFKREYRSLLDELPLDDLERRRALDEAQRAFAMNTAMFGELAAEFPVRKPS from the coding sequence GTGCAACAGGAAGTTTCCGAAGTAGTGCCGTTCTCGGCGCAGATCCGGACCGCGACCGAGGCTCAGCATGCCGAGGCTGAGAACTCCACGTTCATCAGCGACATGCTCGGCGGCGGGCTGCCGATCGATTCCTACCGCCGCTACACCGGCCAGCTGTGGTTCGTCTACCGCGCGCTGGAGGCGCGGTGGGACACCCTGGCCGACGATCCGGTCGCGGGCCCGTTCATCCGCCCGGAACTGGCCCGGACCGCCGAACTGGAACGCGATCTCCTCGCGCTGATCGGCGCGGACTGGCGCGATCAGATCCAGGCGCTGCCCGCGACCGCCGCCTACGCCGCGCGCATCGACGAGTGCGCCCGCGACTGGCCCGCCGGGTACATCGCGCACCACTACACCCGCTACCTCGGTGACCTTTCGGGCGGACAGGTCATCCGCGGCACCGCCGAGAAGCTGTGGGATCTGCCGCGCCGCGGCGACGGCGTGCGCTTCTACGTCTTCGACGGCATCAGCAATCCGGCCGCGTTCAAGCGCGAATACCGCTCGCTGCTGGACGAACTCCCGCTCGACGACCTGGAACGCCGGCGTGCCCTGGACGAAGCACAGCGCGCCTTCGCCATGAACACCGCGATGTTCGGCGAGCTCGCCGCCGAATTCCCGGTGCGCAAGCCTTCCTGA
- a CDS encoding ABC transporter permease: protein MTTAVVEPGYAATAFGKSSDFAGTGQLLRLFLRRDRIVLPLWVLLLGLMPALQVLSMKDLYTTQAQLDQFAKTTAESPALIAMYGPVFGTSLGSIGTWKAGAMFTMIAIATILTVIRHTRVEEETGRAELVGATSIGRFAGLTAALIMTFGGALGVGIICAATLYGSDLPAAGSLAWGAAYAVSGMVWAAVAAVAAQVSAGARVARGVAFGALGAAFALRAVGDAGNGVLSWFSPVGWCLQIRPYAQERWWVLIPLLAVAALGTIAAYVLLRNRDTGSGLLAERPGPPAAAPALSGPAGLAWRLQRGSLVAWAVGFVLYGMLIGGAINSVGDMLNENQTIRDLMERMGGSEILENSFVTYALTMLAIAASAYSISATLRLHDEEASARAESTLAGAVGRTRYALSHIAFALLGPAAILLAAGAAIGIVWGATAGDMGKLPESLGAAAVQVPAVWVVTGIAVAIYGLAPRFTPVAWGVLSTMIALFIVGSLDGLPQWLVDLVPFIHPPKLPGAAVEATPLLWLLGIAAALLALGITAFRRRDLR, encoded by the coding sequence ATGACCACAGCAGTCGTCGAACCCGGCTATGCGGCAACGGCTTTCGGCAAGTCCTCGGATTTCGCCGGTACCGGCCAGTTGTTGCGGCTGTTCCTGCGCCGTGACCGCATCGTCCTACCGTTGTGGGTGCTGCTGCTCGGGCTGATGCCCGCCTTGCAGGTCCTCAGCATGAAAGACCTGTACACCACGCAGGCTCAACTGGACCAGTTCGCCAAGACCACGGCGGAAAGCCCGGCGCTGATCGCTATGTACGGGCCGGTGTTCGGCACCTCGCTCGGCTCGATCGGCACCTGGAAAGCCGGGGCGATGTTCACGATGATCGCCATCGCGACCATCCTCACCGTCATCCGGCACACCCGGGTGGAGGAGGAGACCGGGCGCGCGGAACTGGTGGGCGCCACCAGCATCGGCCGCTTCGCCGGCCTCACCGCCGCCTTGATCATGACCTTCGGTGGCGCGCTCGGCGTCGGAATCATCTGCGCCGCAACGCTGTACGGCAGCGACCTGCCCGCCGCTGGTTCGCTGGCGTGGGGTGCGGCGTACGCGGTCTCCGGGATGGTCTGGGCGGCGGTGGCCGCGGTCGCGGCGCAGGTGAGCGCGGGGGCCCGGGTCGCCCGCGGCGTGGCCTTCGGCGCACTGGGCGCGGCCTTCGCGTTGCGCGCGGTCGGCGATGCCGGAAACGGTGTGCTGTCCTGGTTTTCGCCGGTCGGGTGGTGTCTGCAGATCCGCCCGTACGCGCAGGAACGGTGGTGGGTGCTGATCCCGTTGCTCGCGGTGGCGGCGCTGGGCACGATCGCCGCCTACGTGCTGCTGCGCAACCGCGACACCGGATCCGGTCTCCTCGCCGAGCGTCCCGGCCCGCCCGCCGCGGCACCGGCGCTCTCCGGTCCGGCCGGGCTGGCGTGGCGTCTGCAGCGGGGTTCGCTGGTGGCCTGGGCGGTCGGGTTCGTGCTCTACGGCATGCTCATCGGCGGCGCGATCAACAGCGTCGGCGACATGCTCAACGAGAACCAAACGATCCGCGACCTGATGGAACGCATGGGCGGCTCGGAGATCCTGGAGAACTCCTTCGTCACCTACGCCCTCACCATGCTCGCGATCGCCGCGTCCGCCTACTCCATCTCCGCGACGCTGCGCCTGCACGACGAGGAAGCCAGTGCCCGCGCCGAATCCACGCTCGCCGGCGCGGTCGGCCGCACCCGATACGCGTTGAGCCACATCGCTTTCGCGCTGCTCGGCCCGGCGGCGATCCTGCTGGCCGCAGGTGCGGCCATCGGCATCGTCTGGGGCGCCACGGCGGGGGACATGGGCAAGTTGCCCGAATCCCTCGGCGCCGCAGCGGTTCAGGTGCCCGCGGTATGGGTGGTAACCGGGATCGCGGTGGCGATCTACGGCCTCGCACCACGCTTCACTCCGGTGGCCTGGGGTGTGCTCAGCACCATGATCGCGCTGTTCATCGTCGGATCCCTGGACGGCCTCCCGCAATGGCTGGTCGACCTGGTCCCGTTCATCCACCCACCCAAGCTGCCAGGCGCGGCCGTCGAAGCCACACCACTCCTCTGGCTCCTAGGCATCGCCGCCGCACTACTCGCTCTAGGCATCACCGCCTTCCGCCGCCGCGACCTCCGCTGA
- a CDS encoding nuclease-related domain-containing protein, giving the protein MLVRVQNPAGTNAERALIDWLRTWKEPDNPKGVATINCNLFHSDRLHQFDAVVWTPTSCVVIEAEALVARQDGVLEIPLNGPWTINEEPAVMEGRDRRTPLEKSREHTFALQNWLAARGLGQRAVHGVALIVPLRGAQLTVEQAWSDPSFDVILGNDPEALEQYFDALTESEKHLWTANDVAVAFRAMGILPYLPAPQELLAEGFLGPIDITLWHGGPQQAQAEAYAEELAIAEREAARGGRRVVVAPWYSPWKLYPVQSGNVNMGRGFMRTALFLGMLVAFAWVLWFVITALLTYGP; this is encoded by the coding sequence ATGCTGGTACGAGTCCAGAACCCGGCAGGCACGAATGCCGAACGGGCGCTGATCGACTGGCTGCGCACCTGGAAGGAACCGGACAACCCCAAGGGCGTCGCCACCATCAACTGCAATCTGTTCCATTCCGACCGGCTGCACCAGTTCGACGCGGTGGTGTGGACCCCGACCAGTTGCGTGGTGATCGAAGCCGAGGCGCTGGTGGCCCGCCAGGACGGTGTGCTGGAGATCCCGCTCAACGGTCCCTGGACCATCAACGAGGAACCCGCCGTCATGGAGGGCCGGGACCGGCGCACCCCGCTGGAGAAGTCCCGTGAGCACACCTTCGCGCTGCAGAACTGGCTGGCGGCACGGGGGCTCGGGCAGCGCGCGGTGCACGGCGTCGCGCTCATCGTGCCGTTGCGTGGCGCGCAGCTGACCGTCGAACAGGCTTGGAGCGACCCGAGTTTCGACGTCATCCTGGGCAACGACCCGGAGGCGCTGGAGCAGTACTTCGACGCGCTCACCGAATCCGAGAAGCACCTGTGGACCGCCAACGATGTCGCGGTCGCGTTCCGTGCGATGGGCATCCTCCCCTACCTGCCGGCGCCGCAGGAACTGCTCGCCGAAGGCTTCCTCGGGCCGATCGACATCACGCTGTGGCACGGCGGGCCGCAGCAGGCCCAGGCCGAGGCCTACGCCGAAGAACTCGCCATCGCCGAACGGGAGGCCGCGCGCGGGGGCCGCCGGGTGGTGGTCGCGCCCTGGTACAGCCCGTGGAAGCTGTATCCGGTGCAGTCCGGGAATGTGAACATGGGCCGCGGATTCATGCGCACCGCCCTGTTCCTCGGCATGCTCGTCGCTTTCGCCTGGGTGCTGTGGTTCGTCATCACCGCGCTGCTCACCTACGGGCCGTAG
- a CDS encoding TIGR03619 family F420-dependent LLM class oxidoreductase, protein MRYGIVLFTSDRGITPADAAATAERAGFDSFYVPEHTHIPVVRAAAHPTTGDATLPDDRYLRTLDPWVALATAAAVTERITLSTAVALPAEHHPITLAKTLASLDFLSGGRVNLGVGFGWNTDELAHHGVPANKRRTVLREHLDAMRAIWTTEEASFAGDFVNFGPSWSWPKPVQKTIPVLLGAAGGEKSFTWLAKNADGWITTPTEGELSGKIELLHRIWREQGRTGSPQIIALAGPHNPEQLAQWADLGVTEVVFGMPDRDADVVRGYLAKLAGKLGLNP, encoded by the coding sequence GTGCGGTACGGAATTGTGTTGTTCACCAGTGATCGGGGCATTACCCCCGCGGATGCGGCGGCCACCGCGGAGCGGGCCGGTTTCGATTCGTTCTATGTTCCGGAACACACCCACATTCCGGTGGTGCGTGCCGCGGCGCACCCGACCACCGGCGACGCCACCCTCCCCGACGACCGCTACCTGCGCACCCTGGACCCCTGGGTCGCGCTGGCCACGGCGGCCGCGGTGACCGAGCGGATCACCCTGTCCACCGCGGTGGCGCTGCCCGCCGAACATCACCCGATCACCCTCGCCAAAACCCTTGCCTCGCTGGACTTCCTGTCCGGCGGCCGGGTCAACCTGGGCGTCGGCTTCGGCTGGAACACCGACGAACTCGCCCACCACGGCGTCCCCGCCAACAAACGCCGCACCGTGCTGCGCGAACACCTGGACGCGATGCGCGCCATCTGGACCACCGAAGAAGCAAGCTTCGCAGGCGATTTCGTCAACTTCGGACCGAGCTGGTCCTGGCCGAAGCCGGTCCAGAAGACCATCCCGGTGCTGCTGGGCGCGGCCGGCGGCGAGAAGTCGTTCACCTGGCTGGCCAAGAACGCCGACGGCTGGATCACCACCCCCACCGAGGGCGAACTGAGCGGCAAAATCGAACTGCTGCATCGGATCTGGCGGGAACAAGGCCGCACCGGGTCACCGCAGATCATCGCGCTGGCAGGCCCACACAACCCCGAACAGCTCGCCCAATGGGCCGACCTCGGCGTAACCGAGGTGGTGTTCGGCATGCCCGATCGCGACGCCGACGTGGTGCGCGGCTACCTGGCCAAACTCGCCGGCAAACTGGGCCTGAATCCCTGA
- a CDS encoding TetR family transcriptional regulator, translating to MFNQQPLPQGSTSPVKVSDLSTAARIRDAAIGIFGENGFTVGVRAIAAAAGVSPGLVNHHFGSKEGLRAACDERVLQLIRDKKIQTIKADNLGKGMLAALAEIEEYGSLVAYMVRSLQAGGPLAESLFEHMVSDAESYIQAGVEAGAIKPSRDPAARARYLMLLNVGATVLWMQMREQRDGKLDYRNAIRDLTEELTPPALEFYTQGLLTDPTLLETVLPPDTDK from the coding sequence GTGTTTAACCAACAGCCCCTTCCGCAAGGATCCACCTCGCCGGTAAAGGTCTCGGACCTGTCGACCGCGGCCCGCATCCGCGATGCCGCGATCGGGATATTCGGCGAGAACGGCTTCACCGTCGGCGTCCGCGCGATCGCCGCCGCGGCCGGTGTCTCACCCGGGTTGGTGAACCACCACTTCGGCTCCAAAGAGGGCCTGCGCGCCGCCTGCGACGAGCGGGTGCTGCAGCTGATCCGGGACAAGAAGATTCAGACGATCAAAGCCGACAACCTCGGCAAGGGCATGTTGGCCGCGCTGGCCGAGATCGAGGAATACGGCTCGCTGGTGGCGTACATGGTGCGCAGCCTGCAGGCCGGCGGCCCGCTCGCCGAATCTCTGTTCGAGCACATGGTTTCCGATGCCGAGTCCTACATCCAGGCCGGAGTCGAGGCGGGCGCCATCAAACCCAGCCGCGACCCCGCCGCCCGCGCCAGATACCTGATGCTGCTCAATGTCGGCGCCACCGTGCTCTGGATGCAGATGCGCGAGCAGCGCGACGGAAAGCTCGACTACCGCAATGCAATTCGTGATCTCACCGAAGAGCTCACGCCACCCGCCCTCGAGTTCTACACCCAGGGCCTGCTCACCGACCCCACCCTGCTGGAGACGGTGCTACCACCTGATACCGATAAATAG
- a CDS encoding ABC transporter ATP-binding protein, which yields MSEVIEVHDLVKTFGHVTALDGLNLAVAEGEIHGFLGPNGAGKSTTIRVLLGILRATSGRAALFGRDPWSDAVGLHRELAYVPGDVTLWPSLSGGETIDLMARMRGGINTERRAELIERFDLDPRKKARTYSKGNRQKVALISALASDVRLLLLDEPTSGLDPLMEQVFRECVREANERGVTVLLSSHILSEVEALCDRVTIIRAGQTVESGSLSDMRHLSRTAITAELLGDPGDLSRIAGVEDIERDGSMLRCQVDGEHLGELIRVLGDTGVRSLTSAPPTLEELFMRHYHVDGEAPAARAKVRAS from the coding sequence ATGTCCGAGGTCATCGAAGTCCACGATCTGGTCAAGACCTTCGGTCACGTCACCGCCCTCGACGGCCTGAATCTCGCGGTCGCCGAGGGCGAAATCCACGGCTTCCTCGGCCCCAACGGGGCGGGCAAGTCGACCACCATCCGCGTTCTGCTCGGCATTCTGCGCGCCACGTCCGGTCGCGCCGCGCTCTTCGGCCGGGATCCGTGGTCCGACGCGGTCGGGCTGCACCGCGAACTCGCTTATGTCCCAGGCGATGTCACGCTGTGGCCGTCGCTGTCGGGCGGTGAGACCATCGACCTGATGGCCCGCATGCGCGGGGGCATCAACACCGAGCGCCGGGCGGAACTGATCGAACGCTTCGATCTGGATCCGCGCAAGAAGGCGCGCACCTACTCGAAAGGCAACCGGCAGAAGGTCGCTCTCATCTCCGCGCTGGCCTCCGATGTCCGGCTGCTGCTGCTCGACGAACCCACCTCGGGCCTGGATCCGTTGATGGAGCAGGTTTTCCGGGAGTGCGTGCGCGAGGCGAACGAACGCGGTGTGACGGTGCTGCTGTCCAGCCACATCCTCTCCGAGGTCGAGGCCCTGTGTGACCGGGTGACCATCATCCGCGCCGGGCAGACCGTGGAGAGCGGCTCGCTCTCGGACATGCGGCACCTGTCGCGCACCGCCATCACCGCCGAATTGCTCGGCGACCCAGGCGATCTCAGCCGCATCGCCGGTGTCGAGGACATCGAGCGCGACGGTTCGATGTTGCGCTGCCAAGTCGACGGTGAACACCTGGGGGAGCTGATCCGGGTGCTCGGCGATACCGGCGTGCGCAGTCTCACCAGCGCGCCGCCCACGCTGGAGGAGCTGTTCATGCGGCACTATCACGTCGACGGCGAAGCCCCGGCGGCACGCGCGAAGGTGCGTGCGTCATGA